Proteins from one Sphingopyxis terrae subsp. terrae NBRC 15098 genomic window:
- a CDS encoding sterol desaturase family protein: protein MDDLPNPVTYAVPAFILLLIAEMIVSLRRDKSRYETRDTLTSLLLGTGSQVAGAAVGAAVVGMAVWVYQFHLFDIGIALKQWWWAWILCFVLDDLAYYAFHRSAHRVRWFWASHVIHHSSQHYNLSTALRQTWTGFFSLAFLFRLPLFLIGFPPAMVFFCGGLNLIYQFWIHTEAIGRMPRWFEAVMNTPSHHRVHHGVNPRYLDANYAGVFIVWDRMFGSFVPERDDDPVRYGIVKQLGSFNLLWAAVHEWVGIAKDVWSAPWRHKLSYIWREPGWSHDGSRMTSAMIKERWAGGRPAEEPAAE, encoded by the coding sequence TCATCCTGCTGCTGATCGCCGAGATGATCGTGTCGCTGCGCCGCGACAAGAGCCGGTACGAAACGCGCGACACGCTGACCTCGCTTCTGCTTGGTACCGGTAGTCAAGTGGCCGGTGCAGCGGTCGGCGCGGCGGTCGTCGGCATGGCGGTGTGGGTCTATCAATTCCACCTGTTCGACATCGGCATCGCGCTCAAACAATGGTGGTGGGCGTGGATCCTCTGCTTCGTCCTCGACGATCTGGCCTATTATGCCTTTCATCGCAGCGCGCACCGCGTCCGCTGGTTCTGGGCGAGCCATGTCATCCATCATTCGAGCCAGCATTATAATCTGTCGACCGCGCTGCGGCAGACCTGGACCGGCTTTTTCAGCCTGGCTTTCCTGTTCCGTCTGCCGCTGTTCCTGATCGGCTTTCCACCCGCGATGGTCTTCTTCTGCGGCGGGCTTAACCTGATCTACCAGTTCTGGATTCACACCGAGGCGATCGGGCGGATGCCGCGCTGGTTCGAGGCGGTGATGAACACGCCATCGCACCACCGCGTCCACCACGGCGTCAACCCGCGCTACCTCGACGCCAACTATGCCGGGGTCTTCATCGTGTGGGACAGGATGTTCGGCAGCTTCGTTCCCGAACGCGACGACGATCCGGTTCGCTATGGCATCGTCAAACAGCTCGGCAGCTTCAACCTTTTGTGGGCGGCGGTCCACGAATGGGTCGGGATCGCCAAAGACGTGTGGAGCGCGCCGTGGCGGCACAAGCTGTCCTATATCTGGCGCGAACCCGGCTGGAGCCACGACGGCAGCCGGATGACCAGCGCCATGATCAAGGAGCGATGGGCAGGGGGGCGCCCCGCCGAGGAGCCGGCTGCGGAATAG